In the genome of Syngnathoides biaculeatus isolate LvHL_M chromosome 14, ASM1980259v1, whole genome shotgun sequence, one region contains:
- the hyal4 gene encoding hyaluronidase-4 isoform X2, producing MPAGPAGAPPSGRPAVPVALFLLLHAALAQKPARPPLVGRRPFVAAWNAPLDVCAIKYNVSVDLDRLFHIRGSPRADWSGQNVTIFYANRLGYYPRYTAQGEAVHGGVPQNGSLDGHLSKAHKDIEHFIPAEDFRGLAVIDWEFWRPQWSRNWHKKDVYRRMSRELTAKAYRNVTAAQVEELARRRFEKSARAFMQRTLQLGTRLRPDGLWGFYLYPDCHNYNLHENDYTGLCPLLESLRNDELRWLWNSSTALYPSVAIRKSHANSVGNLHFARHRVREALRVASLTSNDYDLPTFVYLRLGYRDEPLAFLTTDLVQTIGESAALGAAGFVIWGDLNLTTSRHNCTKVRWFLSHRLGQYITNVTRAAEFCSDFLCQNNGRCIRRNPGARHYLHLNAATYSIRPAGGDGDFSVSGWHSPRDLQLLRDRFRCHCYEGHRGERCDSANEVREEDDGPPGGGEDDDDDEKERRRAEWEDEQAGQAEEGRSGAPPTLGPAGLLTLSMLLLNFQETLFSLVC from the exons ATGCCCGCAGGGCCGGCGGGCGCTCCACCTTCCGGGCGGCCCGCGGTCCCGGTCgccctgttcctgctcctgcACGCCGCCCTGGCCCAGAAGCCGGCCCGGCCGCCTTTGGTGGGCCGCCGGCCGTTCGTGGCCGCCTGGAACGCGCCGCTGGACGTGTGCGCCATCAAGTACAACGTCAGCGTGGACCTGGACCGCCTCTTCCACATCCGCGGCAGCCCCCGCGCCGACTGGTCCGGCCAGAACGTCACCATCTTCTACGCCAACCGGCTGGGCTACTACCCGCGCTACACGGCGCAGGGCGAGGCGGTGCACGGCGGCGTCCCGCAGAACGGCAGCCTGGACGGGCACCTGTCCAAGGCCCACAAGGACATCGAGCACTTCATCCCCGCCGAAGACTTCCGAGGCCTGGCCGTCATCGACTGGGAGTTCTGGCGGCCGCAGTGGAGCCGCAACTGGCACAAGAAGGACGTGTACCGCCGTATGTCGCGGGAGCTGACCGCCAAGGCGTACCGGAACGTGACGGCGGCGCAG GTGGAGGAGCTGGCCCGGCGGCGCTTCGAGAAGAGCGCCCGGGCCTTCATGCAGCGGACGCTCCAGCTGGGCACGCGCCTGCGCCCCGACGGCCTTTGGGGCTTCTACCTCTACCCGGACTGCCACAACTACAACCTCCACGAGAACGACTACACCGGCCTGTGCCCGCTGCTGGAGAGTCTGAGGAACGACGAGCTGCGCTGGTTGTGGAACAGCAGCACGGCGCTCTACCCGTCGGTGGCCATCCGCAAGTCGCACGCCAACAGCGTGGGCAACCTGCACTTTGCCCGCCACCGCGTGCGGGAGGCGCTGCGCGTGGCCTCGCTCACCTCCAACGACTACGACCTCCCCACATTCGTCTACCTGAGGCTGGGATACCGAGACGAGCCGCTCGCCTTCCTCACCACG GATCTGGTCCAGACCATCGGCGAGAGCGCCGCGCTGGGAGCCGCCGGATTCGTCATCTGGGGAGACCTCAACCTGACCACGTCGCGG CACAACTGCACCAAGGTGCGCTGGTTCCTGAGCCACCGTCTGGGCCAGTACATCACCAATGTGACGCGGGCCGCAGAGTTCTGCAGCGACTTCTTGTGCCAGAACAACGGACGCTGCATCCGCCGCAACCCGGGCGCGCGCCACTACCTGCACCTGAACGCCGCCACCTACAGCATCCGCCCCGCAGGGGGCGACGGCGACTTCAGTGTCAGCGGGTGGCACTCGCCCAGGGACCTTCAACTCCTCCGGGATCGCTTCCGCTGTCATTGCTACGAAGGCCACCGGGGCGAGCGCTGCGACAGCGCAAATGAGGTGCGGGAGGAGGACGACGGACCGCCGGGTGGgggcgaggacgacgacgacgacgagaagGAGCGACGGAGGGCCGAGTGGGAGGATGAGCAGGCGGGCCAGGCGGAAGAGGGTCGTAGCGGGGCGCCGCCCACCCTCGGCCCTGCCGGTCTTTTGACACTCTCCATGCTCTTGTTGAACTTTCAAGAAACACTTTTCTCATTAGTATGTTAA
- the hyal4 gene encoding hyaluronidase-4 isoform X1, translating to MPAGPAGAPPSGRPAVPVALFLLLHAALAQKPARPPLVGRRPFVAAWNAPLDVCAIKYNVSVDLDRLFHIRGSPRADWSGQNVTIFYANRLGYYPRYTAQGEAVHGGVPQNGSLDGHLSKAHKDIEHFIPAEDFRGLAVIDWEFWRPQWSRNWHKKDVYRRMSRELTAKAYRNVTAAQVEELARRRFEKSARAFMQRTLQLGTRLRPDGLWGFYLYPDCHNYNLHENDYTGLCPLLESLRNDELRWLWNSSTALYPSVAIRKSHANSVGNLHFARHRVREALRVASLTSNDYDLPTFVYLRLGYRDEPLAFLTTKDLVQTIGESAALGAAGFVIWGDLNLTTSRHNCTKVRWFLSHRLGQYITNVTRAAEFCSDFLCQNNGRCIRRNPGARHYLHLNAATYSIRPAGGDGDFSVSGWHSPRDLQLLRDRFRCHCYEGHRGERCDSANEVREEDDGPPGGGEDDDDDEKERRRAEWEDEQAGQAEEGRSGAPPTLGPAGLLTLSMLLLNFQETLFSLVC from the exons ATGCCCGCAGGGCCGGCGGGCGCTCCACCTTCCGGGCGGCCCGCGGTCCCGGTCgccctgttcctgctcctgcACGCCGCCCTGGCCCAGAAGCCGGCCCGGCCGCCTTTGGTGGGCCGCCGGCCGTTCGTGGCCGCCTGGAACGCGCCGCTGGACGTGTGCGCCATCAAGTACAACGTCAGCGTGGACCTGGACCGCCTCTTCCACATCCGCGGCAGCCCCCGCGCCGACTGGTCCGGCCAGAACGTCACCATCTTCTACGCCAACCGGCTGGGCTACTACCCGCGCTACACGGCGCAGGGCGAGGCGGTGCACGGCGGCGTCCCGCAGAACGGCAGCCTGGACGGGCACCTGTCCAAGGCCCACAAGGACATCGAGCACTTCATCCCCGCCGAAGACTTCCGAGGCCTGGCCGTCATCGACTGGGAGTTCTGGCGGCCGCAGTGGAGCCGCAACTGGCACAAGAAGGACGTGTACCGCCGTATGTCGCGGGAGCTGACCGCCAAGGCGTACCGGAACGTGACGGCGGCGCAG GTGGAGGAGCTGGCCCGGCGGCGCTTCGAGAAGAGCGCCCGGGCCTTCATGCAGCGGACGCTCCAGCTGGGCACGCGCCTGCGCCCCGACGGCCTTTGGGGCTTCTACCTCTACCCGGACTGCCACAACTACAACCTCCACGAGAACGACTACACCGGCCTGTGCCCGCTGCTGGAGAGTCTGAGGAACGACGAGCTGCGCTGGTTGTGGAACAGCAGCACGGCGCTCTACCCGTCGGTGGCCATCCGCAAGTCGCACGCCAACAGCGTGGGCAACCTGCACTTTGCCCGCCACCGCGTGCGGGAGGCGCTGCGCGTGGCCTCGCTCACCTCCAACGACTACGACCTCCCCACATTCGTCTACCTGAGGCTGGGATACCGAGACGAGCCGCTCGCCTTCCTCACCACG AAGGATCTGGTCCAGACCATCGGCGAGAGCGCCGCGCTGGGAGCCGCCGGATTCGTCATCTGGGGAGACCTCAACCTGACCACGTCGCGG CACAACTGCACCAAGGTGCGCTGGTTCCTGAGCCACCGTCTGGGCCAGTACATCACCAATGTGACGCGGGCCGCAGAGTTCTGCAGCGACTTCTTGTGCCAGAACAACGGACGCTGCATCCGCCGCAACCCGGGCGCGCGCCACTACCTGCACCTGAACGCCGCCACCTACAGCATCCGCCCCGCAGGGGGCGACGGCGACTTCAGTGTCAGCGGGTGGCACTCGCCCAGGGACCTTCAACTCCTCCGGGATCGCTTCCGCTGTCATTGCTACGAAGGCCACCGGGGCGAGCGCTGCGACAGCGCAAATGAGGTGCGGGAGGAGGACGACGGACCGCCGGGTGGgggcgaggacgacgacgacgacgagaagGAGCGACGGAGGGCCGAGTGGGAGGATGAGCAGGCGGGCCAGGCGGAAGAGGGTCGTAGCGGGGCGCCGCCCACCCTCGGCCCTGCCGGTCTTTTGACACTCTCCATGCTCTTGTTGAACTTTCAAGAAACACTTTTCTCATTAGTATGTTAA
- the LOC133512557 gene encoding hyaluronidase PH-20-like: protein MSLFLRFLSCAIMRFTLTAATLPPTEPPLIPERPFLAVWNARTEECQRLDIPLDTAAFQAVTTPASIPGQFLTIFYENRLGLYPKVDRVRQKRHAGGVPQNGNLTAHLLKARRQIRRYIADDQSPGLVVIDWESWRPLWAQNWGAKRIYRKLSIANALEASPFLSLRKISQLAADQFQRAGRDFMEKTIELGVAERPSRRWGFYLFPDCYNYGWDRPDYTGRCSAEAREQNRELMWLWERSTALFPSVYLHPALRDSPQAVLYVRYRVGEALRAAALPGRPYAVPTYVYSRALYRGQKRIFETPADLVSTVGESAALGAAGVVMWGGGGDYDDQVSCQALSDYMTATLNPYLANVTAAATLCSRTLCQGRGRCVRRNFNSSAYLHLDAGRFGILRADGKYVAVGLPSARNLDAWAREFTCQCYVGQGCEPRLTPPVAVQVIRV, encoded by the exons ATGTCACTCTTCCTGCGCTTCCTGTCCTGCGCCATCATGAGATTCACCCTCACGGCCGCCACCCTGCCGCCCACGGAGCCCCCACTGATACCCGAGCGGCCCTTTCTTGCCGTGTGGAACGCTCGCACTGAAGAGTGTCAGCGTCTGGACATCCCGCTGGACACCGCCGCTTTCCAG GCGGTGACCACGCCGGCCTCCATTCCGGGCCAGTTCCTGACCATCTTCTACGAGAACCGGCTGGGCCTCTACCCCAAGGTTGACCGGGTCAGGCAAAAACGCCACGCGGGCGGCGTCCCTCAAAACGGCAACCTGACGGCGCACCTGCTCAAGGCGAGGCGTCAAATCCGGCGATACATAGCTGACGACCAATCCCCGGGGCTCGTCGTCATCGACTGGGAATCCTGGCGCCCCCTTTGGGCGCAGAACTGGGGGGCCAAGCGGATCTATCGAAAGCTGTCCATCGCTAACGCCTTGGAAGCCTCCCCGTTCTTGTCCCTGAGGAAGATTTCTCAGCTAGCCGCCGATCAGTTCCAGAGGGCCGGGCGAGACTTCATGGAGAAGACCATTGAGCTCGGGGTGGCGGAGCGTCCGAGCCGCCGTTGGGGGTTCTACCTGTTCCCCGACTGCTACAACTACGGCTGGGACCGGCCCGACTACACGGGGCGATGCTCCGCCGAGGCCCGCGAGCAAAACCGGGAGCTGATGTGGTTGTGGGAGCGCAGCACCGCCCTCTTCCCGTCTGTCTACCTGCACCCTGCCCTGCGGGATTCCCCCCAGGCGGTTCTGTACGTGCGGTATCGCGTGGGCGAGGCCCTGAGGGCGGCGGCCCTGCCCGGACGGCCGTACGCCGTGCCCACCTACGTCTACTCCAGAGCCCTGTACCGAGGCCAGAAGAGGATTTTTGAGACCCCG GCGGACCTGGTGAGCACGGTGGGCGAGTCGGCCGCCCTGGGGGCCGCCGGCGTGGTCATGTGGGGAGGAGGCGGAGACTACGACGACCAG GTATCCTGCCAGGCGCTTTCGGACTACATGACAGCCACGCTCAACCCGTACCTCGCCAACGTGACGGCCGCGGCCACGTTGTGCAGCCGGACCCTGTGCCAGGGGCGCGGCCGCTGCGTCCGGCGGAACTTCAACTCGTCCGCCTACCTCCACCTGGACGCCGGGCGCTTCGGCATCCTGCGAGCCGACGGGAAGTACGTGGCGGTGGGCCTCCCGTCCGCCCGAAACCTGGACGCCTGGGCCCGGGAGTTCACGTGCCAGTGCTACGTCGGACAAGGCTGCGAGCCGCGGCTCACGCCGCCCGTCGCCGTCCAGGTCATCAGGGTGTGA
- the LOC133512474 gene encoding hyaluronidase-5-like, with protein sequence MTQNAACLVFYFLFLGSARAAPWTSPPIESDHPFLFLWNAPTELCESRFGLPLDLSHFHLVSSTLKSATNQSVSIFYTDRFGIVPYVDEDTGEFVDEGLPQLVDLKEHRELAEDDIEFYIPVDRPGLAVLDLEEWRPQWIRNWGSKDIYRQISVERVKTRNPGLSDDEAEDRAKILFERAAKRYFLRSLLIGKRLRPKRLWGYYLYPDCYNYDYNQDMDQFTGECPDIEKERNDELLWLWGESTALYPSIYLEVALRDSTQARRFVRHRLVEAARVSTLANSSYSVPVYAYIRPVYKDSTDQYLSEMDLVSTIGEAAALGAAGVVSWGDMNVTDSEDSCFHARRHLEDVMNPYILNVSTASRLCSAALCQSRGRCVRKRWDHDVFLHLDPRRYRIERRGRRGPLTVSGGGGGPSRDDVDLFDRHFNCMCYDESPCRSAETLNAVRDEAFYAGSRSSGCRPLAASHFLLMAAGASLLGAPLG encoded by the exons ATGACGCAGAACGCGGCCTGCCTGGTGTTTTACTTCCTGTTTCTGGGCTCCGCCCGGGCTGCCCCGTGGACGTCCCCGCCCATCGAGTCGGACCACCCGTTCCTGTTCCTGTGGAACGCGCCCACAGAGTTGTGCGAGAGTCGCTTCGGCCTCCCGCTGGACCTGTCGCACTTCCACCTGGTGAGCAGCACGCTCAAGTCGGCCACCAACCAGAGCGTCTCCATCTTCTACACCGACCGCTTCGGGATCGTGCCGTACGTGGACGAGGACACGGGCGAGTTCGTGGACGAGGGCCTGCCCCAGCTGGTGGACCTCAAGGAGCACCGTGAGCTGGCAGAGGACGACATCGAGTTCTACATCCCCGTCGACCGCCCGGGCCTGGCCGTGCTGGACCTGGAGGAGTGGCGCCCGCAGTGGATCCGCAACTGGGGCAGCAAAGACATCTACCGGCAGATCTCCGTCGAGAGGGTGAAGACTCGGAACCCCGGCTTGTCGGACGATGAGGCGGAGGACCGCGCCAAGATCCTGTTTGAGCGCGCCGCCAAACGCTACTTCCTGCGCTCGCTACTCATCGGGAAGCGGTTGAGGCCCAAACGGCTGTGGGGCTACTACCTGTACCCCGACTGTTACAACTACGACTACAACCAG GATATGGACCAGTTCACGGGCGAGTGTCCGGATATCGAGAAGGAGCGCAACGACGAGCTGTTGTGGCTCTGGGGTGAGTCCACCGCGCTCTACCCGTCAATCTACCTGGAGGTGGCGCTGCGGGACTCGACCCAAGCGCGACGCTTCGTGCGCCATCGTCTGGTAGAAGCCGCCAGGGTGTCGACGCTCGCCAACAGCTCGTACTCCGTCCCCGTCTACGCCTACATCCGGCCGGTCTATAAGGACAGCACGGACCAATACTTGTCAGAG ATGGACCTGGTCAGCACCATCGGCGAGGCGGCCGCGCTCGGTGCTGCCGGCGTAGTTTCCTGGGGTGACATGAACGTGACAGATAGCGAG GACTCGTGTTTCCACGCTCGGCGCCACCTGGAGGACGTGATGAATCCGTATATCCTTAACGTCTCCACGGCCAGCAGGCTGTGCAGCGCGGCGCTCTGCCAGAGTCGCGGCCGTTGCGTGCGCAAGCGTTGGGACCACGACGTCTTCCTCCACCTGGACCCGCGACGCTACCGCATCGAGCGCCGCGGTCGCCGCGGCCCGCTAACcgtgagcggcggcggcggcggcccgtCCCGGGATGACGTGGACCTGTTCGACCGCCATTTCAACTGCATGTGTTACGACGAGTCGCCGTGCCGCTCGGCGGAGACGCTCAACGCCGTCCGGGACGAGGCCTTCTACGCCGGGAGTCGCTCGAGCGGGTGCCGCCCGCTGGCGGCTTCTCACTTCCTGCTGATGGCCGCTGGCGCGAGTCTGCTCGGAGCTCCGTTGGGATGA
- the LOC133512030 gene encoding prosaposin receptor GPR37-like has product MLPLLTRLLCLWVCAEAVARDADEHSRPWRTFDGATSRDVLYPKSESSEVSAALLPSPARRGSGRGAEAEERSSECPHGARAAAAARRRTHRRGERLRRRASPSLSTQEQDLDPPSPSPSNASDYDDRAEPGFTDAPPLEPSTPRSKVKRVRNPFYPPGVGALGAYALLAAAVALVCVGVLGNVSLMCMVCHNYYMRSTSNSLLANMALWDFLVLFLCLPLVLFHALTDDWLLGEMSCRLVPFLEVASLGVTTFTLCALCIDRFRAAANVRSYYEMTDNWASAAAKLAVIWVGALLLALPELLIRQLVTEEADGAAGTACERCAVRVSTRLPDALYVLGLTYGGARLWWFFGCYFCLPTLFTIFCSLATAHKIRGTERAAAPTRGTKKQIRLESQMNCTVVALAILYGFCLIPENVCNVVVAYMAAGVPPRTLDVLHLLSQLLLFCKAAAAPLLVLCLCEPFRRAFLDCCCCCCREWGHPNPRSSADAGGVPNEELELTCGDDGETSTARAAVGTRC; this is encoded by the exons ATGCTGCCCCTCCTGACCAGGCTGCTGTGCTTGTGGGTGTGCGCCGAGGCCGTCGCGCGAGACGCGGATGAGCACAGCCGACCCTGGCGCACGTTCGACGGGGCGACGTCGCGGGACGTCCTCTATCCGAAGTCTGAGTCGTCCGAAGTCTCCGCGGCGCTTCTCCCGAGCCCGGCGCGTCGGGGGAGTGGACGAGGAGCGGAAGCGGAGGAGCGCTCCAGCGAATGCCCGCACGGAgcgagggcggcggcggcggcgagaagGCGCACGCACCGGCGAGGTGAGCGGCTGCGTCGCCGGGCCTCGCCGTCACTCTCGACGCAGGAGCAAGACCTCGACCCGCCTTCGCCTTCGCCTTCCAACGCCAGCGACTACGACGACCGCGCGGAGCCCGGCTTCACCGACGCCCCGCCTTTGGAGCCGTCCACCCCGCGGAGCAAAGTCAAGCGGGTGAGGAACCCGTTCTACCCGCCGGGCGTCGGGGCGCTCGGCGCTTACGCGCTGCTGGCGGCCGCCGTGGCGCTGGTGTGCGTGGGCGTGCTGGGCAACGTGTCGCTCATGTGCATGGTGTGCCACAACTACTACATGAGGAGCACCTCCAACTCGCTGCTGGCCAACATGGCGCTGTGGGACTTTTTGGTCCTTTTCCTGTGCCTGCCGCTGGTGCTCTTCCACGCGCTGACCGACGACTGGCTGCTGGGGGAAATGTCCTGCAGGCTCGTCCCCTTCCTGGAG GTGGCCTCCCTCGGGGTGACCACGTTCACTCTGTGCGCCCTGTGCATCGACCGCTTCCGCGCCGCCGCAAACGTGCGCTCGTACTACGAGATGACGGACAACtgggcctccgccgccgccaagCTGGCCGTCATCTGGGTGGGCGCCCTGCTGCTGGCCCTGCCCGAGCTCCTCATCCGCCAGCTGGTGACGGAGGAGGCCGACGGCGCGGCGGGGACGGCGTGCGAGCGCTGCGCGGTGCGCGTGTCCACCCGGCTGCCGGACGCGCTGTACGTCCTGGGCCTGACGTACGGCGGCGCCCGCCTGTGGTGGTTTTTCGGCTGCTACTTCTGCCTACCCACGCTCTTCACCATCTTCTGCTCTCTGGCCACCGCCCACAAGATCCGCGGTACCGAGCGAGCGGCGGCGCCCACGCGTGGCACCAAGAAGCAGATCCGGCTGGAGAGCCAGATGAACTGCACGGTGGTGGCGCTGGCCATCCTCTACGGCTTTTGCCTCATCCCCGAGAACGTCTGCAACGTGGTGGTGGCCTACATGGCGGCGGGGGTGCCTCCCCGGACCCTGGACGTCCTGCACCTGTTGAGCCAGCTTCTCCTGTTCTGCAAGGCGGCCGCCGCCCCGCTGCTGGTCCTGTGCCTGTGCGAGCCTTTCCGCCGGGCATTCCTggactgctgctgctgttgctgtcgGGAGTGGGGCCACCCCAATCCCAGGTCGTCCGCGGACGCCGGCGGTGTTCCCAACGAAGAGCTGGAGCTGACGTGCGGTGACGACGGGGAGACGTCCACCGCCCGCGCCGCAGTCGGCACCCGCTGCTGA
- the pot1 gene encoding protection of telomeres protein 1 isoform X2, translating to MPVIVSEDGERPGGRLTVVPISHISTDVNHDHHSVTGRLVHKGPLVSSSIYDFILKAAIEEGNSSPQETSSINLVLLGALASDFSQFVNQGDVVTASGFLVSKSPTAQKDKRHACNLLLSGDQAFIHVLRSPPHDLTSPGQAKRKKRFPPAAVASPTKSTYVRIAELKPGAVVNVYGVVVFFKQPFKSRGSDFCYSLKITDQSQQNIVCTIFCPKLELLPQIFRIGDIVRLHRVKTKMYKDSLNLVNWFGFSALTFNGTVGAEMNPRTSSKTFHFTEEDRRIVTELRSWVAGRDLLPPDLTVPLSAAKPGMYFNLTCQLLAKAPVNITCTLLRVWDGTRCPHALLEVTVDADVVEGPRSFPEEHEKLIANVLVFDNHVQSVQQLKPGDFLRIFNLRAIAGCVKVPGLTSSQVGVLNHLSFHLHGGTAYGRGVRLLPDDSPEVQELKRLTEAVQDDTNINDSALWDVWKTPPETPEREASAEFRTENSCRHDVDRVTLCELRRRRPAGFHHVRARVQSYRPRRLYQALKLYCSKCTSMLEVPDDKRVASVFCEASADPRGPRRPPPWSLSGQVRLPDDLAADEPGRALDVHVSAQLTSEGKTKELLFLGGSTLQEARHLAATYRNVVPVRSSPGGHLAPLDLSAPFIFRGRKSFYGCKRCSKVAAITEPTADGDKTIDEKIIAEAFGIHLLKWVLVLEFRLQDAGGTLDAYLWRDAESFFNVLAEDAAADQEAQDRIQRTMDWICPPEGSAGERPWLDLCLAAYQTEDGENGKEQTSYQICHTSAPSHQHLQL from the exons GTCCTGCTGGGGGCGCTGGCCAGTGACTTCTCTCAGTTTGTCAATCAAGGG GACGTGGTGACGGCCTCCGGCTTCTTGGTGAGCAAATCTCCTACGGCTCAAAAGGACAAACGGCACGCGTGCAACCTGCTGCTGTCGGGAGACCAGGCCTTCATCCAT GTGTTGCGGTCTCCGCCCCATGACCTCACATCTCCAGGCCAAGCCAAGAGAAAGAAACGTTTTCCTCCTGCTGCG GTTGCCAGTCCTACAAAGTCCACATACGTCAGGATCGCGGAGCTGAAACCCGGAGCCGTGGTCAATGTGTACGGTGTGGTGGTCTTCTTCAAACAGCCCTTCAAGAGCCGCGGCTCAG ACTTCTGCTACAGCCTGAAGATCACCGACCAATCCCAGCAAAATATTGTCTGCACCATTTTCTGCCCCAAACTGGAGTTGCTGCCCCAAATCTTCCGAATCGGCGACATCGTCCGCTTACACCGAGTCAAG ACTAAGATGTACAAAGATTCCCTAAATCTGGTCAACTGGTTTGGCTTCTCCGCACTAACCTTTAACGGGACGGTGGGCGCTGAGATGAACCCTCGGACCTCCAGCAAGACCTTCCACTTCACCGAGGAGGACCGTCGCATCGTGACGGAACTGCGATCGTGGGTGGCCGGCCGGGATCTTCTGCCCCCGGACCTCACCGTCCCGCTGTCTGCCGCTAAGCCCGGAATGTACTTCAACCTCACCTGCCAGCTGCTGGCCAAAGCACCCGTCAACATCACCTGCACTCTGCTTCGG GTGTGGGACGGGACCCGGTGTCCTCACGCTCTGCTGGAAGTGACGGTTGACGCAGACGTCGTGGAGGGGCCGCGCTCCTTCCCCGAGGAGCACGAGAAACTCATTGCCAACGTGCTGGTGTTCGACAACCACGTGCAGTCCGTACAGCAGCTCAAG CCTGGAGACTTCTTGAGAATCTTCAACCTGCGGGCCATCGCGGGTTGCGTCAAGGTTCCGGGGCTAACCAGCAGCCAGGTGGGGGTGCTCAACCATCTTTCCTTCCACCTGCACGGCGGCACGGCATACGGCAGGGGCGTACGCCTTCTGCCCGACGACAGCCCCGAGGTTCAGGAGCTCAAGAG GCTGACGGAGGCCGTCCAGGACGACACCAACATCAACGACTCGGCACTGTGGGACGTTTGGAAGACGCCTCCAGAGACTCCTG AGCGCGAGGCGTCAGCGGAATTCAGAACCG AGAACAGTTGCCGTCACGACGTCGACCGGGTGACGCTGTGCGAGCTGCGGCGTCGCCGGCCCGCCGGCTTTCATCACGTCAGAGCACGCGTGCAGTCCTACCGACCCCGCAGACTCTACCAGGCTCTCAAACTCTACTGCAGCAAGTGCACCTCCAT GCTGGAGGTCCCCGACGACAAGCGCGTGGCGAGCGTGTTCTGCGAGGCTTCGGCCGACCCGAGGGGGCCCCGCCGCCCGCCGCCCTGGTCCCTGTCCGGCCAGGTCCGCCTGCCCGACGACCTCGCGGCGGATGAGCCCGGTCGCGCGCTGGACGTTCACGTATCGGCGCAGCTCACGTCGGAAGGGAAGACGAAGGAGCTCCTCTTCCTCGGGG gttCCACATTACAGGAAGCGCGTCACCTCGCTGCCACGTACCGCAACGTGGTCCCCGTCAGGTCGTCACCGGGGGGTCATCTGGCGCCGCTGGACCTGAGCGCGCCGTTCATCTTCCGAGGAAGAAAGAGCTTCTACGG GTGTAAGCGGTGTTCCAAGGTGGCCGCCATTACAGAACCGACAGCTGATGGGGACAAAACGATTGACGAGAAGATCATCGCTGAAG CGTTTGGCATCCACCTTCTGAAGTGGGTCCTGGTGCTGGAGTTCCGTCTGCAGGACGCCGGCGGCACGTTGGACGCGTACCTGTGGAGAGACGCG GAGTCTTTCTTCAATGTGTTGGCGGAGGACGCAGCAGCCGACCAGGAGGCTCAGGACAGAATCCAACGAACGATGGACTGGATTTGTCCACCGGAGGGCAGTGCTGGCGAACGGCCGTGGCTGGACTTGTGTTTGGCTGCGTACCAAACCGAAGACGGGGAAAACGGAAAGGAGCAAACCTCCTACCAGATCTGTCACACGAGCGCACCCTCACACCAACACCTTCAACTATGA